A genomic stretch from Hypnocyclicus thermotrophus includes:
- the rimO gene encoding 30S ribosomal protein S12 methylthiotransferase RimO yields the protein MKLGIISLGCSKNLVDSENLIGILVARKGLELTNNIEEAEIAIINTCGFIGDAKEESIQTIIEVGEYKKTAKLKKLIVAGCLAQRYAEELLLEMPEADAIIGTGDIDKIEEVIDEVLKDNRVIKNESLDFLANAQTERILTTFPHTAYLKIAEGCDRKCTYCIIPSLRGRLRSRTIEDIVNEATALAKSGVKELNILAQETTEYGLDLYNKKALPDLLKELVKVEGIEWIRLYYMFPNSITDELIEVIKNEPKICNYFDVPIQHISDLQLQKMGRAKNSKQIKSILSKIRKEIPDATIRTTVIVGFPGETEKEFIELKEFIQEFKFDYVGVFSYSREEDTKAYDMENQIEETIKEKRRVELVNLQNEIAEIKNRALIGKEIEVMIDGISEESEFMLEGRTKGQALEIDGKVLTTDGTANPGKIVKVKIEQNFNYDLLGPIISE from the coding sequence ATGAAATTAGGAATTATTAGTTTAGGTTGTAGTAAAAATTTAGTTGATAGTGAAAATCTTATAGGAATACTTGTAGCTAGAAAAGGTTTAGAACTTACAAATAATATCGAAGAAGCAGAAATTGCGATTATCAATACTTGTGGTTTTATTGGAGATGCAAAAGAAGAATCAATTCAAACAATAATTGAAGTTGGCGAATATAAAAAAACAGCAAAACTAAAAAAACTTATTGTAGCTGGTTGTCTTGCACAAAGATATGCCGAAGAACTTTTACTAGAAATGCCAGAAGCTGACGCTATTATAGGAACTGGTGATATTGATAAAATAGAAGAAGTAATTGATGAAGTTTTAAAAGATAATAGAGTTATTAAAAATGAAAGTCTTGATTTTTTAGCAAATGCTCAAACAGAAAGAATTTTAACTACTTTCCCTCATACAGCATATTTAAAAATTGCTGAAGGTTGTGATAGAAAATGTACTTATTGTATAATTCCATCTCTTCGTGGAAGATTGAGAAGTAGAACTATTGAAGATATTGTCAATGAAGCTACTGCATTAGCAAAATCCGGAGTAAAAGAATTAAATATTTTAGCTCAAGAAACTACAGAATATGGACTTGATTTATACAATAAAAAAGCTCTCCCTGATTTATTAAAAGAACTTGTAAAAGTAGAAGGAATAGAATGGATTAGATTATACTATATGTTTCCAAATTCTATAACTGATGAATTAATAGAAGTAATAAAAAATGAACCAAAAATATGTAACTATTTTGATGTTCCTATTCAACATATTTCAGATTTACAATTACAAAAAATGGGAAGAGCAAAAAATTCTAAACAAATAAAATCAATTTTATCAAAAATAAGAAAAGAAATTCCAGATGCTACAATTAGAACTACTGTTATTGTGGGATTTCCTGGTGAAACAGAAAAAGAATTTATAGAATTAAAAGAGTTTATTCAAGAGTTTAAATTTGATTATGTAGGTGTTTTTTCATATTCTAGAGAAGAAGACACAAAAGCATATGATATGGAAAATCAAATTGAAGAAACAATAAAAGAAAAAAGAAGAGTGGAGCTTGTAAATCTCCAAAATGAAATTGCTGAAATTAAAAATAGGGCTTTAATTGGAAAAGAAATTGAAGTTATGATAGATGGTATCTCAGAAGAATCAGAATTTATGCTAGAAGGTAGGACAAAAGGTCAAGCATTAGAAATAGATGGAAAAGTTTTAACTACTGATGGAACTGCAAATCCTGGTAAAATAGTTAAAGTTAAAATCGAACAAAATTTTAATTACGATTTGTTAGGTCCAATTATCTCGGAATAG
- the pnp gene encoding polyribonucleotide nucleotidyltransferase produces MFDEKILEMDLAGRKLTIKTGKIARQAHGSVLLEYGETVLLATATRSKEPREGATFFPLTVDYIEKFYAAGKVPGGFVKREGKPSVDATLISRLIDRPIRPLFPENFFYDIHIVVTTLSYDEKNTPDYLGIIAASAALTISDIPFSGPVSGVVVGKIDGELVLNPTPEELATSDIHLSVAGTKEAVTMVEAGANEVSEKDMLEAIMFGHENIKIICEFQEEFQKLAGKEKITFDIKEIDKSIKDFVDKNGTEELKKAIKTEGKQERYDAIDALEEKLVEEYKEEYLQNNEAEEFPAELEKDLKNYYHDLMKKLVRDAILYDKYRADGRNTTDIRPLAMEIGVLPRTHGSALFTRGETQSLATATLGTKEDEQLVDSIEGESYKKFFLHYNFPPYSVGETGFMRALGRRELGHGSLAERALKYVIPSENDFPYTIRVVSDITESNGSSSQASICAGSLALMSAGVPIKSHVAGIAMGLIKEDDDYIVLTDIMGLEDHLGDMDFKVAGTKKGITALQMDIKIEGITKEIMEIALKQALDARLFILEKMENTISEPNEISKYAPRIHTLNINPEKISLLIGPAGKNIKAIIDETGAKIDIEDNGRVSIFTNDGDMLEKTIKLINNLVKEIKVDEIYIGKVTKLMKFGAFIELLPGKEGLLHISEIANERTEKVEDVLKVGDEIEVKVISTEKGKINVSRKALLKK; encoded by the coding sequence ATGTTTGATGAAAAAATATTAGAAATGGACTTGGCGGGTAGAAAACTTACTATTAAAACTGGTAAAATAGCTAGACAAGCTCATGGTTCTGTATTATTAGAATATGGAGAAACTGTTCTTTTAGCTACAGCTACAAGAAGTAAAGAACCTAGAGAAGGTGCTACTTTTTTCCCATTAACTGTTGATTATATTGAAAAATTTTATGCTGCAGGTAAAGTCCCTGGGGGATTTGTAAAGAGAGAAGGCAAACCTTCTGTTGATGCTACTTTAATTTCACGTCTTATTGATAGACCTATTAGACCACTTTTCCCTGAAAATTTCTTTTATGATATTCACATAGTTGTAACAACTTTATCATATGATGAAAAAAATACACCAGATTATCTAGGAATTATAGCTGCGTCTGCTGCTTTAACTATATCAGATATTCCATTTTCAGGACCAGTTAGTGGTGTAGTTGTTGGTAAAATAGATGGCGAATTAGTGTTAAATCCTACTCCAGAGGAGCTTGCTACTAGTGATATTCATTTATCAGTTGCTGGTACAAAAGAAGCTGTAACAATGGTAGAAGCTGGTGCTAATGAAGTATCCGAAAAAGATATGTTAGAAGCTATCATGTTTGGTCATGAAAATATTAAAATTATTTGTGAATTCCAAGAAGAATTCCAAAAATTAGCTGGAAAAGAAAAGATTACTTTTGATATAAAAGAAATCGATAAATCTATTAAAGATTTTGTTGATAAAAATGGTACTGAAGAACTTAAAAAAGCTATAAAAACTGAAGGTAAACAAGAGAGATATGATGCTATTGATGCATTAGAAGAAAAATTAGTCGAAGAATATAAAGAAGAGTATTTACAAAATAATGAAGCCGAAGAGTTTCCAGCAGAATTAGAAAAAGATTTAAAAAATTATTATCATGATTTAATGAAAAAATTAGTTAGAGATGCCATTTTATATGATAAATATAGAGCTGATGGTAGAAATACAACTGATATTAGACCTTTAGCTATGGAAATAGGAGTATTACCTAGAACTCATGGATCTGCATTATTTACAAGAGGAGAAACTCAATCTCTTGCTACAGCTACATTAGGTACAAAAGAAGATGAACAACTAGTTGACTCAATAGAAGGAGAATCATATAAAAAATTCTTTTTACACTATAATTTCCCACCATATTCTGTTGGTGAAACTGGATTTATGAGAGCTCTTGGAAGAAGAGAATTAGGACACGGTTCTTTAGCTGAAAGAGCATTAAAATATGTTATCCCTTCAGAAAATGATTTTCCTTATACAATAAGAGTAGTCTCTGATATAACAGAATCAAATGGTTCATCATCTCAAGCAAGTATTTGTGCCGGTTCTTTGGCATTAATGTCTGCTGGTGTACCTATAAAATCTCATGTAGCCGGTATTGCTATGGGACTTATTAAAGAAGATGATGATTATATAGTTCTTACTGATATTATGGGATTAGAAGATCATTTAGGAGATATGGATTTTAAAGTTGCTGGTACAAAAAAAGGTATCACAGCTCTTCAAATGGATATAAAAATAGAAGGTATTACAAAAGAAATTATGGAAATTGCTTTAAAACAAGCTTTAGATGCTAGATTATTTATACTTGAAAAAATGGAAAATACTATTTCAGAACCTAATGAAATATCAAAATATGCTCCTAGAATTCATACTTTAAATATTAATCCAGAAAAAATATCTTTATTAATAGGACCAGCTGGAAAAAATATTAAAGCTATTATTGATGAAACTGGTGCAAAAATAGATATTGAAGATAATGGAAGAGTTTCTATTTTTACAAATGATGGGGATATGTTAGAAAAAACAATTAAACTTATTAATAATTTAGTAAAAGAAATAAAAGTAGATGAAATATATATTGGTAAAGTAACAAAATTAATGAAATTTGGTGCTTTTATAGAACTTTTACCTGGAAAAGAAGGGTTACTTCATATATCAGAAATAGCTAATGAAAGAACTGAAAAAGTTGAGGACGTATTAAAAGTTGGCGATGAAATAGAAGTAAAAGTTATAAGTACTGAAAAAGGAAAAATAAATGTAAGTAGAAAAGCATTATTAAAAAAATAG
- a CDS encoding DHH family phosphoesterase produces MSHYRLVTRSDMDGLVCAVLLKELDMIDDIKFVHPKDMQDGIIEITENDIITNLPYAEKAHLVFDHHLSETIRNKGKKPNHIIDPDAPSASRVVYDYFGGKKVFKNISEDMMIAVDKADAARFNKEDVLNPKGWELLSFLMDARTGLGRFRDFTISNYNLMMNLIDYCKDHSIEEILELPDVKERVDLYFKYENDFKEQLKKCSTLYNNVLVVDLREEEIIYPGNRFMKYALFPEANISIQVIWGLRKQNTVFAVGKSIFNRTSEKNIGELMLKRDGGGHKAAGTCQVNNEIAEEELKKLIEELKD; encoded by the coding sequence ATGAGTCATTATAGATTAGTAACAAGAAGTGATATGGATGGTTTAGTGTGTGCAGTATTATTAAAAGAATTGGACATGATAGATGATATTAAATTTGTTCATCCAAAAGATATGCAAGATGGTATAATAGAAATAACAGAAAATGATATTATAACTAATTTGCCATATGCTGAAAAAGCACATTTAGTATTTGATCATCATTTAAGTGAAACAATAAGAAATAAGGGGAAAAAGCCAAATCATATAATTGATCCCGATGCTCCATCAGCATCAAGAGTAGTATATGATTATTTTGGTGGTAAAAAAGTATTTAAAAATATATCAGAAGATATGATGATAGCTGTAGATAAAGCAGATGCAGCAAGATTTAATAAAGAGGATGTATTAAATCCAAAAGGTTGGGAACTTTTAAGTTTTCTAATGGATGCTAGAACAGGACTTGGAAGATTTAGAGACTTTACAATTTCAAATTATAATTTAATGATGAATTTAATAGATTATTGTAAAGATCATTCAATAGAAGAAATATTAGAACTTCCAGATGTAAAAGAAAGAGTAGATTTATATTTTAAATATGAAAATGATTTTAAAGAACAACTTAAAAAATGCTCAACTTTATATAATAATGTTTTAGTTGTAGATTTAAGAGAAGAAGAAATTATTTATCCTGGAAATAGATTTATGAAATATGCTTTATTTCCAGAAGCAAATATTTCAATTCAAGTAATTTGGGGATTAAGAAAACAAAATACAGTATTTGCAGTGGGGAAATCTATATTTAATAGAACATCTGAAAAAAATATAGGTGAACTTATGTTAAAACGTGATGGCGGGGGTCATAAAGCGGCTGGAACTTGTCAAGTTAATAATGAAATTGCTGAAGAAGAATTAAAGAAATTAATTGAAGAATTAAAAGATTAA
- the yqeH gene encoding ribosome biogenesis GTPase YqeH: MNKKCTGCGAWLQYDYPKEIGYVPEKVAIEQSQPLCQRCFKIKNYGSYIPVNLDKEFYKNEVINVIKDMDAILLILDIIEFESSFDKEILSLLKNKKFIIAVNKIDLIPGNKHASEVSDWIKMRLFKEGLEALDIAVLSTHKNYGVNGIFRKFKHFFPNGAKIAIIGATNVGKSSLINKLFNDNRATISKYPGTTLKTVKHTKEKFVFFDTPGIIPKGRLSDLVCEKCNLDIVPSNEISRKTFKFGKDRVLFLGGLAYFRILKEFDVKPIFSVYLSKNVIFHETNKDKIDSIIEKHSGNMLTPPCNDCKTDYYNNKFKSEIIEIEDKEELVIKGLGWLTVKRGPLIIELTIPESVEYVIREAFIEPKRPEDMF, encoded by the coding sequence TTGAATAAAAAATGTACTGGTTGTGGAGCTTGGCTTCAATACGATTATCCAAAAGAAATAGGATATGTCCCTGAAAAAGTTGCTATTGAACAATCTCAGCCATTATGCCAAAGATGTTTCAAAATTAAAAATTATGGCTCTTATATTCCTGTTAATTTGGATAAAGAGTTTTATAAAAATGAAGTTATTAATGTAATAAAAGATATGGATGCTATTTTATTAATTTTAGATATAATTGAGTTTGAAAGCTCTTTTGATAAAGAAATTTTATCGCTACTTAAAAATAAAAAATTTATTATTGCCGTAAATAAAATAGATTTAATTCCTGGAAATAAACATGCTTCTGAAGTATCTGATTGGATAAAAATGAGACTATTTAAAGAAGGCCTTGAAGCTTTAGATATCGCTGTTTTGAGCACTCATAAAAATTATGGTGTAAATGGAATCTTTAGAAAATTTAAACATTTTTTTCCTAATGGAGCAAAAATAGCTATTATAGGAGCTACAAATGTAGGAAAATCAAGTCTAATAAACAAACTTTTTAATGATAATAGAGCTACCATTTCTAAATATCCTGGTACTACTTTAAAAACTGTAAAACATACAAAAGAAAAATTTGTTTTTTTTGATACTCCAGGAATAATTCCAAAAGGAAGATTATCTGATTTAGTATGCGAAAAATGTAATTTAGATATAGTTCCGTCTAATGAAATTTCAAGAAAAACTTTTAAGTTTGGAAAAGATAGAGTTTTATTTTTAGGTGGTCTTGCATATTTTAGAATATTAAAAGAATTTGATGTAAAACCTATTTTTTCAGTTTATTTATCAAAAAATGTAATATTTCATGAAACTAATAAAGATAAAATTGATTCAATTATTGAAAAACATAGTGGTAATATGTTAACACCACCATGTAATGATTGCAAAACAGATTATTATAATAATAAATTTAAAAGTGAAATTATTGAAATTGAAGATAAAGAAGAATTAGTTATAAAAGGTCTTGGTTGGTTAACTGTAAAAAGAGGTCCATTAATTATTGAATTAACTATTCCAGAGTCAGTAGAATATGTTATTAGAGAAGCATTTATTGAACCTAAAAGACCTGAAGACATGTTTTAA
- the hslV gene encoding ATP-dependent protease subunit HslV: protein MDIKATTIIAVKKDNQVAIAGDGQVTFGNTVMKNSAKKIRKIYNNEIITGFAGSVADAFKLFEKFENKLDEHGGILKKAAVELTKEWRKKSINLEAMLIVADKNNLLLVSGKGEVIEPDDDIAAIGSGGSYAYAAAKALYYHTDMSAKDIVKKSLNIAGEICIYTNQNISVETLD, encoded by the coding sequence ATGGATATTAAAGCAACTACAATTATTGCTGTAAAAAAAGATAATCAAGTAGCTATCGCTGGTGATGGTCAAGTTACTTTTGGAAATACTGTTATGAAAAACAGTGCTAAAAAAATAAGAAAAATATATAATAACGAAATAATAACTGGATTTGCGGGTTCAGTTGCCGATGCTTTTAAATTATTTGAAAAATTTGAAAATAAACTTGATGAACATGGAGGTATTTTAAAAAAAGCTGCAGTTGAACTTACTAAAGAGTGGCGAAAAAAAAGTATTAATCTAGAAGCTATGCTTATTGTTGCTGATAAAAATAATTTACTTTTAGTTTCTGGTAAAGGTGAAGTAATAGAGCCAGATGATGATATTGCTGCTATTGGTTCTGGTGGTTCATATGCTTATGCTGCTGCTAAAGCATTATATTACCATACAGATATGAGTGCAAAAGATATTGTAAAAAAATCATTAAATATAGCTGGCGAAATTTGTATATATACAAATCAAAATATTTCAGTAGAAACATTAGATTAG
- a CDS encoding tyrosine-type recombinase/integrase produces the protein MELNQIIDNFLYYQDISENKTENTIKSYKADLLQFSDFISNIEKKSIDKVEEIDIKAFFKHLKNKNITKRSRNRKLSAIKTFFKYLKDKNIVIKNPTLFLENQELHTKLPDILTKNDFIKLRESIEENKINNIRNRFIIELLYSSGIRPSELLELSHNNINIEERELYIVSKNKKDRITFFSRTAKEYYLKYLEAQKQKFKENFNPKILITNNSNNKLTDRSLRRIVEKIRINSNINKEISPHTFRHSFAVYMLQNGMNIHYLQEIMGHSSLESTKVYLNYLNNSIKIDDKTYYNKNI, from the coding sequence ATGGAATTAAATCAAATTATTGACAATTTTTTGTATTATCAAGATATTTCAGAAAATAAAACTGAAAATACCATTAAATCATATAAAGCAGATCTTTTACAGTTTAGTGATTTTATTTCTAATATCGAAAAAAAATCTATTGATAAAGTTGAAGAAATTGATATTAAAGCTTTCTTTAAGCATTTAAAAAATAAAAATATTACTAAACGTTCAAGAAATAGAAAATTATCTGCTATTAAAACTTTTTTTAAATATTTAAAAGATAAAAATATAGTTATTAAAAATCCTACACTATTTTTAGAAAATCAAGAACTTCATACAAAACTTCCTGATATATTAACTAAAAATGATTTTATCAAATTAAGAGAAAGTATCGAAGAAAATAAAATAAATAATATCAGAAATAGATTTATTATTGAATTATTATATTCAAGTGGAATACGACCAAGTGAATTGCTAGAACTATCTCATAATAATATTAATATCGAAGAAAGAGAATTATATATAGTATCTAAAAATAAAAAAGATAGAATTACTTTTTTTAGTCGAACTGCAAAAGAATATTATTTAAAATATTTAGAAGCTCAAAAGCAAAAATTCAAAGAAAATTTTAATCCCAAGATATTAATTACAAATAATAGTAACAATAAACTAACTGATAGATCACTTAGAAGAATTGTTGAAAAAATAAGAATAAACTCAAATATTAATAAAGAAATAAGTCCACATACTTTTAGACATTCATTTGCTGTATATATGCTACAAAATGGTATGAATATACATTATTTACAAGAAATAATGGGACATAGTAGTTTAGAAAGTACTAAAGTATATCTTAATTACTTAAATAATAGTATCAAAATTGATGATAAAACATATTATAATAAAAATATTTAA
- the trmFO gene encoding methylenetetrahydrofolate--tRNA-(uracil(54)-C(5))-methyltransferase (FADH(2)-oxidizing) TrmFO — MKEVIIIGAGLAGSEAAYQLAKRGIKVKLYDMKPKKYTEVHNLETFAELVCSNSLGSNLINSAAGLMKEELRFFDSLLIKIADKTKVPAGQALAVDRDLFSKLVTQELKKNKNIEIINKEVTEIPNDKTVLIASGPLTSDALAKDIKKFTGDEYLYFYDAVAPIITKESINLNKVYFQSRYDKGDGEYINCPMTEEEYKKFYTELINAERIPLKKFEEEKLFEACMPVEKIASRGEKTLLFGPLKPKGLTNPRTSTRDHAVVQLRQDDKEGKLYNLVGFQTNLKWGEQKRVFQMIPGLENAEFIRYGVMHRNTFINSPKLLNKSLNLKNNKNIFFAGQITGSEGYVLAIATGLISAINIANQLNNKPYFELNNLSSIGAIIDYITTENKNFQPMGPNMGIIRSLDGKKIRDKRERYMTIANRTMEYLKTINKKNYE; from the coding sequence ATGAAAGAAGTAATTATTATTGGAGCTGGTCTTGCTGGTAGTGAGGCTGCTTATCAACTTGCAAAACGAGGAATAAAAGTTAAATTGTATGATATGAAACCTAAAAAATATACTGAAGTTCATAATTTAGAAACATTTGCTGAGCTTGTATGTAGTAATTCTTTAGGCTCAAATCTAATAAATAGTGCTGCTGGTCTTATGAAAGAGGAACTTAGATTTTTTGACTCATTGTTAATTAAAATTGCAGATAAAACAAAAGTTCCTGCTGGGCAAGCTTTAGCTGTGGATAGAGATCTTTTTTCAAAACTTGTTACACAAGAGCTTAAAAAAAACAAAAATATTGAAATAATTAATAAAGAAGTCACTGAAATTCCTAATGATAAAACAGTTCTTATAGCATCTGGACCTCTAACAAGTGATGCACTAGCAAAAGATATAAAAAAATTTACTGGTGATGAATATTTGTATTTTTATGATGCTGTTGCACCTATTATTACTAAAGAATCTATTAATCTTAATAAAGTCTATTTTCAATCAAGATATGATAAAGGTGATGGTGAATATATTAATTGCCCTATGACAGAAGAAGAATATAAAAAGTTTTATACTGAATTAATAAACGCAGAAAGAATTCCTTTAAAAAAGTTTGAAGAAGAAAAATTATTTGAAGCATGTATGCCTGTAGAAAAAATTGCTTCTCGAGGAGAAAAAACTCTTTTATTTGGTCCATTAAAACCAAAAGGACTTACAAATCCTAGAACCAGTACTAGAGATCATGCTGTTGTACAACTTAGACAGGATGATAAAGAAGGAAAATTATACAATCTTGTAGGATTTCAAACTAATTTAAAGTGGGGCGAACAAAAAAGAGTATTCCAGATGATTCCAGGTCTTGAAAATGCTGAATTTATTAGATATGGAGTGATGCATAGAAATACTTTTATTAATTCCCCAAAATTATTAAACAAAAGTCTTAATTTAAAAAACAATAAAAATATTTTTTTTGCTGGGCAAATAACTGGTAGTGAAGGATATGTTTTAGCTATTGCTACTGGACTTATTAGTGCTATTAATATTGCTAATCAATTAAATAATAAACCATATTTTGAACTAAATAATCTCTCTTCTATTGGAGCAATTATAGACTATATAACTACTGAAAATAAAAATTTTCAACCAATGGGACCAAATATGGGTATTATTAGATCTCTTGACGGAAAAAAAATAAGAGATAAAAGGGAACGGTATATGACTATTGCTAATAGAACTATGGAGTATCTAAAAACTATTAACAAAAAAAATTATGAGTAG
- the topA gene encoding type I DNA topoisomerase, protein MSKKLVIVESPAKAETIKKILGRNYDVMASYGHIRDLPKSKIGVDIENNFTPSYKTIRGKAELVKKLKTFAKKADKVFLASDMDREGEAIAWHVANLLKLNLDDNIRIEFNEITKTAIKEAIKNPRKIDTNKVNAQQARRILDRLVGYKISPLLWKLIESNTSAGRVQSVALKLICDLEEAIKNFIPENYWEVKGLFNDEFDFTLNKIGEKKVSKIKDKKIIDTLKSEIKKDFTVISVKKSDRVKNPPQPLKTSTLQQLASSYLGFSASKTMRIAQSLYEGLEIDGSHKGLITYMRTDSTRISDEAKEAAKEYIINEFGKEYINNQKTKKSKTKIQDAHEGIRPTDVNLTPDYLGNKLNTDQFKLYRLIWERFLISQLAPMKYKNMEILASDGEYTFRGVATKIIFDGYYKIFKDEDEIKNSSLPNITENDKFILTKLNIIDGVTKPPARLTESSLVKKLESEGIGRPSTYASIIETLKKREYVIVEGKKFIPTNLGFTVKNELEKYFPNIMNIKFTANMEENLDKIESGDINWINLLNDFYNDLKGYLENFEKEVKKIENRRIESDVMCTKCNGIMILKTGRFGKYLLCENEECEEKISLKGIEIPKEDIENGKIFVKEAIAKKLTEKNGKKTDMYTENGKNLLLKYGRFGSYLESENYKEDNIRISLPSEIRKMLAQELIKEENNIVYLKEIFENIKREEEQIIKEAGKCEKCGSSFEIKRGRFGKFLACTGYPECKNIKKIPKK, encoded by the coding sequence GTGTCAAAAAAATTAGTTATTGTTGAGTCTCCTGCCAAAGCTGAAACAATAAAAAAAATCTTAGGAAGAAATTATGATGTTATGGCTTCATATGGACATATAAGAGACCTTCCTAAAAGTAAAATTGGTGTTGATATCGAAAATAATTTTACTCCTTCATATAAAACTATTCGTGGGAAAGCTGAATTAGTAAAAAAATTAAAAACTTTTGCTAAAAAAGCTGATAAAGTTTTTCTAGCATCCGATATGGATAGAGAAGGAGAAGCTATTGCATGGCATGTAGCAAATTTACTAAAATTAAACTTAGATGATAATATTCGAATTGAATTTAATGAAATCACAAAAACAGCTATTAAAGAAGCTATTAAAAATCCAAGAAAAATTGATACAAATAAGGTTAATGCTCAACAAGCTAGAAGAATATTAGATAGACTAGTTGGTTATAAAATTAGTCCGTTATTATGGAAACTTATTGAGTCAAATACAAGTGCTGGAAGAGTTCAATCCGTAGCACTTAAACTTATTTGTGATTTAGAAGAGGCGATAAAAAACTTTATCCCTGAAAATTATTGGGAAGTAAAAGGTTTATTTAATGATGAATTTGATTTTACTTTAAATAAAATTGGTGAAAAAAAAGTTAGTAAAATAAAAGATAAAAAAATAATTGATACTCTAAAATCTGAAATAAAAAAAGATTTTACTGTTATTTCAGTAAAAAAATCTGATAGAGTTAAAAATCCACCTCAACCATTAAAAACTAGTACTTTACAACAATTAGCATCTTCATATTTAGGTTTTTCTGCTTCAAAAACAATGAGAATAGCACAATCTTTATATGAAGGTTTAGAAATAGATGGTTCTCATAAAGGTCTAATAACATATATGAGAACAGATTCTACAAGAATTTCTGATGAGGCAAAAGAAGCTGCAAAAGAATATATTATTAATGAATTTGGAAAAGAATATATAAATAATCAAAAAACTAAAAAAAGTAAAACAAAAATTCAAGATGCTCACGAAGGTATAAGACCTACTGATGTTAATCTTACTCCTGATTATCTTGGAAATAAACTTAATACTGATCAATTTAAACTTTATAGACTTATTTGGGAAAGATTTTTAATTTCTCAATTAGCGCCTATGAAATATAAAAATATGGAAATATTAGCAAGTGATGGTGAGTATACTTTTAGAGGTGTAGCTACTAAAATTATTTTTGATGGTTATTATAAAATTTTTAAAGACGAAGACGAGATAAAAAACAGCTCACTTCCAAATATAACAGAAAATGATAAATTTATTTTAACAAAATTAAATATCATAGATGGTGTAACAAAACCTCCTGCTCGTTTAACTGAGTCTTCATTGGTAAAAAAATTAGAATCAGAGGGAATTGGAAGACCTTCTACATATGCTTCTATAATCGAAACTTTAAAAAAAAGAGAATATGTAATTGTTGAAGGTAAAAAATTTATACCTACTAATCTAGGATTTACTGTAAAAAACGAGTTAGAAAAATATTTTCCTAATATTATGAATATAAAATTTACTGCAAATATGGAAGAAAATCTTGATAAAATAGAATCAGGAGATATTAATTGGATTAATTTATTAAATGATTTTTATAATGACTTAAAAGGATATTTAGAAAACTTTGAAAAAGAAGTAAAAAAAATAGAAAATCGTAGAATAGAATCTGATGTTATGTGTACGAAGTGTAATGGTATTATGATTCTTAAAACGGGTAGATTTGGAAAATATCTTTTATGTGAAAATGAAGAATGCGAAGAAAAAATTAGTTTGAAAGGTATCGAAATTCCAAAAGAGGATATTGAAAATGGTAAAATTTTTGTAAAAGAAGCAATTGCAAAAAAATTAACTGAAAAAAACGGTAAAAAAACTGATATGTATACAGAGAATGGTAAAAATCTACTTTTAAAATATGGTCGTTTTGGCAGTTATCTAGAGAGTGAAAACTATAAAGAAGACAATATAAGAATAAGTTTACCTAGTGAAATAAGAAAAATGCTTGCACAAGAACTAATAAAAGAAGAAAATAATATTGTTTATTTAAAAGAAATATTTGAAAATATAAAACGAGAAGAAGAACAAATTATTAAAGAAGCTGGAAAATGTGAAAAATGTGGAAGTTCTTTTGAAATTAAAAGAGGTCGTTTTGGAAAATTTTTAGCTTGTACTGGTTATCCTGAATGTAAAAATATAAAAAAAATACCTAAAAAATAA